In the Mycosarcoma maydis chromosome 6, whole genome shotgun sequence genome, one interval contains:
- a CDS encoding putative succinyl-CoA:3-ketoacid-coenzyme A transferase has protein sequence MLTSTLRARSSALPRSAFVASTLPKRTFASTSSRLIQASKVFPSADEAVKDIQPGSTLLSAGFGLCGTPETLIGAISRHPHINDLTVVSNNAGTGELGLGKLLKSKQIKKMISSFIGGNKYFESQYLTGQVSLQLTPQGTLVEKCRAGAFGIPAFYTPTGYGTAVQTGDLVVRYEKREEGSNEPLKAAEMAKPKEQRCFNGRNYILEEAIYGDVAIIHAWKVDEAGNAVFRYAANNFSAPFGKNAKITIVEAEEIVPVGTLNANEIHLPAIFVDRIVKSQHEKKIEVKTVSDAPKASSGGADAAKQEAKERRIRIAKRAAKEVQDGDYINLGVGMPSLVPNYLPDGVNVVLHSENGILGMGPYPKTSQIDADIVNAGKETVTLLPGASTFDSSESFGMIRGGHINVTMLGALQVGANGDLANYMIPGKKVSGVGGAMDLVSNPSNTKVVVVTDHTDKNGRSKIVADCKLPLTGSRCVSRIVTDLCVFDVDRVGDAGLTLIDLQQGVTVQQVRDKTDAPFKLGPAIKQ, from the coding sequence ATGTTGACCTCGACCCTTCGCGCAAGGTCATCGGCCTTGCCACGCTCAGCTTTTGTAGCCAGCACGTTACCGAAGCGAACGTTTGCCTCTACCAGCTCTCGACTGATCCAAGCGTCGAAAGTGTTTCCGTctgccgacgaggcggTCAAGGATATCCAACCCGGTTCTACGCTGCTCTCTGCCGGATTCGGACTATGTGGTACTCCCGAAACGCTCATCGGCGCCATCTCGCGTCACCCGCACATCAACGATCTCACCGTCGTCTCGAACAATGCCGGCACGGGCGAACTAGGTCTTGGAAAATTGCTCAAGTCCAAACAGATCAAAAAGATGATCTCATCTTTCATCGGTGGTAACAAGTACTTTGAATCCCAGTACCTCACCGGCCAGGTGTCGTTGCAACTCACACCACAAGGAACACTGGTGGAGAAGTGCAGGGCTGGCGCTTTCGGTATCCCTGCATTCTACACTCCTACCGGCTACGGCACAGCGGTTCAGACGGGCGATCTAGTGGTACGATACGAGAAGCGCGAAGAAGGATCCAACGAACCTCTCAAGGCagccgagatggccaagcCGAAAGAGCAACGTTGCTTCAACGGTCGTAACTACATTTTGGAAGAAGCTATCTACGGCGATGTTGCTATCATTCACGCTTGGAAGGTCGACGAAGCTGGCAACGCCGTTTTCCGATACGCTGCCAACAACTTCAGCGCTCCGTTTGGTAAAAATGCCAAGATCACGATCGTGGAAGCCGAGGAAATTGTTCCCGTCGGAACGTTGAATGCGAACGAGATCCATTTGCCAGCCATCTTTGTCGATCGTATCGTCAAGTCGCAGCACGAAAAGAAGATCGAGGTCAAGACGGTTTCTGATGCACCCAAAGCTTCGAGTGGAGGAGCCGACGCGGCTAAGCAGGAGGCCAAGGAACGACGCATTCGAATCGCCAAACGCGCTGCTAAGGAGGTTCAGGACGGCGATTACATTAACTTGGGTGTTGGAATGCCGAGTCTGGTTCCCAACTACCTGCCAGACGGAGTGAATGTGGTGTTGCACTCGGAAAACGGAATTCTTGGTATGGGGCCTTATCCCAAGACCTcgcagatcgacgctgacATCGTCAATGCGGGCAAAGAGACGGTTACGTTGCTGCCCGGTGCATCGACATTTGACTCTTCCGAGAGTTTCGGAATGATCCGCGGTGGACACATCAACGTGACCATGCTCGGTGCGCTCCAGGTGGGAGCCAACGGTGATCTGGCCAACTACATGATCCCTGGTAAAAAAGTCTCGGGTGTCGGTGGCGCCATGGACCTCGTCTCGAACCCGAGCAACACCAAAGTGGTTGTCGTCACCGACCACACCGACAAGAACGGCAGAAGCAAGATCGTCGCTGACTGCAAACTTCCACTCACAGGCTCCAGGTGTGTTTCGCGCATCGTCACCGACCTCTGCgtcttcgacgtcgacagAGTCGGAGACGCCGGCTTGACCCTCATCGACCTCCAGCAAGGCGTAACAGTCCAGCAGGTCAGAGACAAGACCGATGCCCCCTTCAAACTGGGCCCCGCAATTAAACAGTAG
- a CDS encoding DNA 5'-adenosine monophosphate hydrolase, translated as MATHWSQALVQIASAQDPTNLLSEDRVLFYDEHTITIYDKFAKAKYHFLVLPRIPFKTTMSVSSSQAQRATPTLSAANGKLNLGATSSNSVPASHMKSISTLLASPYAANVLEAVRKASERVLQHIRDDMKKQYGITWDIERAFHAVPSMVHLHLHVISMDLVSERLKHKKHFLSFHPAVGFALRLNEVDAMIKQGRKSLPKSESAYEKLLKGPLRSHHTGQVARAIPELKAHLESYWHNKILAVGRTPAAQAAENGSAKRVVYDKEFLNDSIADQRPRQSRKLEPCSTAVGEPFDSEDDEVSLPVR; from the coding sequence ATGGCCACCCACTGGAGCCAAGCGCTAGTACAAATCGCCTCTGCCCAGGATCCCACAAACTTGCTCAGCGAAGACCGGGTCCTGTTCTACGACGAGCATACCATCACCATCTACGACAAGTTTGCCAAAGCTAAATATCATTTTCTCGTGCTGCCGCGCATTCCTTTCAAGACAACCATGTCAGTCTCATCATCTCAGGCGCAGCGAGCCACTCCAACGCTCTCTGCCGCAAATGGCAAGCTCAACCTGGGAGCTACTAGCAGCAATTCGGTACCAGCAAGCCATATGAAGAGCATCTCAACCCTCCTCGCTAGTCCCTATGCGGCCAATGTGCTCGAAGCGGTTCGCAAGGCGAGCGAACGTGTCTTGCAGCACATCCGTGATGACATGAAAAAGCAATACGGCATCACTTGGGACATCGAGAGAGCTTTTCATGCGGTGCCGAGCATGGTGCATTTGCACCTTCACGTCATATCAATGGATCTTGTGTCGGAAAGGCTCAAGCACAAGAAACATTTCTTGTCGTTTCATCCCGCTGTTGGCTTTGCCTTGCGGCTGAACGAGGTCGACGCCATGATCAAGCAAGGGAGAAAGTCTCTGCcaaagagcgagagcgcgTACGAAAAGCTCCTCAAAGGACCGCTCCGGAGTCACCATACGGGTCAAGTGGCTCGAGCGATTCCCGAGCTGAAGGCTCATCTGGAATCGTACTGGCATAACAAGATCCTCGCTGTCGGTCGTACACCAGCTGCACAGGCAGCAGAAAATGGGAGCGCCAAGAGAGTTGTCTATGATAAAGAATTTCTCAATGACTCGATAGCAGATCAACGACCAAGGCAAAGCCGCAAGCTAGAGCCTTGTAGTACGGCCGTTGGAGAACCTTTCGATTcggaagacgacgaagtGTCTCTGCCGGTACGTTGA